Genomic DNA from Deinococcus multiflagellatus:
AGCTTCAGGCCAGTAGGCTTGGCCGCTGTGCCGCGAAGAAATTACTGACGAACAATGGCAGCAACTCGCCCCCCTCCTCCCTCCACAGGCCGGCTTTGGAAGGCCATATCTTGACCACCGGCCCATCGTCAGCGGGATCATCTGGCTGCTGCGAACGGGTGCGCCATGGCGCGATGTTCCTGAGCGGTTCGGCAAGTGGACGACGATCCACAGCCGGTTCCGTCGCTGGAATGCCAAGGGCATTTGGCAGAACATCTTTGATGAGCTCTTACGACAGGCTGACCTGAAAGGTCAGCTCGACCGGTCCAAACACTTCGTGGACGGCACCGTGATCCGAGCCCATCAATGCGCTGCAGGGGCACGAGGAGGCCAGCAAAGCGAAGCTCTCGGACGATCACGCGGCGGGTTCGGAACCAAAATTCACTTGCGAGCCGAAGGCAACGGGTTGCCCATCGCCTT
This window encodes:
- a CDS encoding IS5 family transposase yields the protein MTDEQWQQLAPLLPPQAGFGRPYLDHRPIVSGIIWLLRTGAPWRDVPERFGKWTTIHSRFRRWNAKGIWQNIFDELLRQADLKGQLDRSKHFVDGTVIRAHQCAAGARGGQQSEALGRSRGGFGTKIHLRAEGNGLPIAFVLSGGERHEAKFLQPLLEIGAVDRPGRPRPRIRPHRLVGDKGYSYPSIRKYLHARGIRITIPRRKDQGSDICLDLAVY